One Synechococcus sp. JA-2-3B'a(2-13) genomic window carries:
- a CDS encoding diguanylate cyclase, with protein MPLDPLSQLPEEPTTQIPLEFYERRPQPEATAAFLTVLSGANVGMTFPLARGGVLGRSHRADIQLLDHAVSRQHCRLERESEGYVLTDLESLNGTYVNGERVSRVLLKDGDRIQVGASTLKFAYYDAAEEAFFLQMATAALYDPLTGLYNRRFFLKQLELEIPFALRHRIPLHVLYLDLDGFKQINDRWGHWAGDQTLIQVARRLQAHVRQDDLVARLGGDEFALLVRGIPNSQILGLAERLRQAVQTLLVQAGTETISLSCSVGIASLLELGEGTDPQSLLAAADKALYQAKAEGGNRETLL; from the coding sequence ATGCCTCTCGACCCTCTCTCTCAGTTGCCAGAGGAGCCAACCACTCAGATCCCCTTGGAGTTTTACGAGCGCAGACCCCAGCCTGAGGCAACTGCGGCCTTTCTGACGGTGCTCAGCGGCGCCAATGTGGGCATGACGTTTCCCTTGGCGAGGGGTGGAGTTTTGGGGCGCAGCCACCGCGCGGACATTCAGCTCTTGGATCACGCCGTCTCCCGGCAGCACTGTCGGCTGGAAAGAGAAAGTGAGGGTTATGTCCTCACCGACCTGGAGAGCCTCAACGGCACATATGTTAACGGCGAGCGCGTCAGCCGCGTTCTCCTGAAGGATGGAGATCGCATTCAAGTGGGGGCCAGCACCCTCAAGTTTGCCTACTACGACGCGGCAGAAGAAGCCTTCTTTTTGCAAATGGCCACTGCTGCCCTCTATGACCCGCTAACCGGTCTGTATAACCGACGTTTTTTCCTGAAGCAACTGGAGCTGGAGATCCCCTTTGCCCTTCGCCATCGCATTCCCCTCCACGTGCTCTATCTGGATTTGGATGGGTTTAAGCAAATCAACGACCGCTGGGGGCACTGGGCTGGGGATCAAACCTTAATCCAGGTGGCGCGGCGATTGCAAGCTCACGTTCGCCAAGACGATCTGGTGGCCCGCTTGGGGGGCGATGAGTTTGCCCTGCTGGTGCGCGGGATCCCGAACTCGCAGATCCTAGGGCTGGCAGAACGCTTGCGGCAGGCTGTCCAGACCCTGTTGGTGCAGGCGGGGACGGAGACCATCTCCCTAAGCTGCAGTGTGGGCATCGCCTCTCTGCTGGAGCTGGGAGAGGGAACTGACCCACAAAGTCTGCTGGCTGCTGCCGACAAGGCCCTCTACCAAGCCAAAGCTGAGGGGGGTAACCGAGAGACTTTGCTGTAG
- the gcvH gene encoding glycine cleavage system protein GcvH: protein MALEYPSHLRYVDTHEYIHVEDDIAVIGITAYAVDQLGDIVFVGLPEEGTEIEKGESFGSVESVKAVEDLYAPLSGEVVAVNTAVVESPESLADDPYGDGWLIKVRIANPEDLEDTMSAEAYASLVEGS from the coding sequence ATGGCCCTGGAGTATCCATCCCATCTGCGCTACGTGGACACCCACGAGTACATCCATGTTGAGGATGATATTGCGGTGATTGGGATCACGGCTTATGCCGTCGATCAACTGGGGGATATCGTTTTCGTGGGCTTGCCCGAAGAAGGGACAGAGATTGAAAAAGGGGAAAGCTTTGGCTCGGTGGAATCGGTCAAAGCCGTCGAAGATCTCTATGCCCCTCTTTCTGGAGAGGTGGTGGCCGTGAATACAGCGGTGGTGGAGAGCCCCGAAAGCCTTGCCGACGATCCCTATGGCGATGGCTGGCTGATCAAGGTGCGCATTGCCAACCCCGAAGACTTGGAAGACACCATGAGTGCCGAAGCCTATGCCAGCTTGGTAGAGGGATCCTAA
- a CDS encoding alpha/beta fold hydrolase, whose amino-acid sequence MAEAGIPRLPPEVAAKMGTWQHGYALTNGIQLHYVTQGEGELAILLHGFPEFWYSWRHQIPVLAQRFRVVAPDMRGYNDSDKPDHGYDLDTLTEDIRGLLSHFGARRAVVVAHDWGGAIAWHWAQFFPEEIRKLAVLNSPHPACFRREFLSNLDQLRRSWYLFFFQLPWLPEWVLQWDLGDWVRRIFQETSVRKSAFTRHDLKLYQEALSKPKVLTSALNYYRQLFNLPTLQNLFLQPMRQILAPTLLIWGEEDFALSRELTEGMDPFFPNGLRKEYIPECGHWAQQEAPQTVNRLLMEFL is encoded by the coding sequence ATGGCAGAAGCAGGGATCCCCCGCCTTCCTCCTGAGGTAGCCGCCAAGATGGGAACCTGGCAGCACGGGTATGCCCTTACCAATGGCATTCAACTGCACTACGTCACCCAAGGGGAAGGGGAGCTGGCGATCTTGTTGCACGGTTTCCCGGAGTTTTGGTACTCCTGGCGGCATCAGATTCCGGTGTTGGCGCAGCGGTTTCGCGTGGTGGCACCCGATATGCGCGGCTACAACGATTCCGACAAACCGGATCACGGCTATGACCTGGATACCCTTACCGAGGATATTCGCGGCTTGCTGAGCCACTTTGGGGCCCGAAGAGCGGTGGTCGTAGCCCACGATTGGGGGGGAGCCATTGCCTGGCACTGGGCGCAATTTTTTCCTGAGGAGATTCGCAAGCTGGCCGTCCTCAATTCTCCCCATCCGGCCTGCTTTCGCCGTGAATTCTTGAGCAACTTGGATCAACTGCGCCGCAGTTGGTACCTGTTCTTTTTTCAATTGCCTTGGCTGCCAGAGTGGGTGCTGCAGTGGGATTTGGGAGATTGGGTGCGCCGCATTTTCCAGGAAACCTCGGTGCGCAAAAGCGCCTTCACCCGCCACGACCTCAAGCTCTACCAAGAGGCCCTCTCCAAACCCAAGGTTCTCACCTCTGCCCTCAACTACTACCGCCAGCTGTTTAACCTGCCCACCTTGCAGAACCTGTTTTTGCAGCCCATGCGGCAGATCCTCGCCCCCACCCTGCTGATTTGGGGAGAAGAAGACTTTGCCCTCAGCCGCGAGCTAACCGAGGGGATGGATCCCTTTTTCCCCAACGGCCTGCGCAAGGAGTACATCCCCGAATGCGGCCATTGGGCGCAGCAGGAAGCTCCGCAAACGGTCAATCGGCTGCTGATGGAGTTTCTCTAG
- a CDS encoding NAD(P)H-dependent glycerol-3-phosphate dehydrogenase, translating into MNTSAEGQSPTSPQSVAILGAGAWGSTLAMLAQGQGHRVRVWNRRKGLDLAEVLQGSQILISAVSMAGVRPVVEAVRQVGIPPQAILVSATKGLDPLQLLTPTQIWGATFPEQPLVVLSGPNLSAEIRQGLPAAAVVASRDPWAAVQVQYALSSERFRLYTSSDPLGVELGGTLKNVIAIAVGVCDGLQLGANARAALVTRGLAEMIRVGSKLGARAETFNGLSGLGDLLATCHSRLSRNYRVGYGLGQGQPLSQILAEIEGTAEGVYTAPVVVEIAAQHGIQVPITQEVHLLLQGQTTPTAALTRLMERQLTSE; encoded by the coding sequence ATGAACACTAGCGCAGAAGGCCAAAGCCCAACATCCCCGCAAAGCGTTGCCATTTTGGGAGCCGGGGCTTGGGGAAGTACCCTGGCGATGCTGGCTCAGGGGCAAGGGCACCGGGTGCGGGTTTGGAATCGCCGCAAGGGCCTGGATTTGGCAGAAGTGCTCCAGGGATCCCAAATCCTCATCTCAGCCGTCTCTATGGCGGGGGTACGCCCTGTGGTGGAAGCGGTGCGCCAGGTGGGGATCCCACCGCAGGCAATTTTGGTCTCGGCCACCAAAGGGTTGGATCCACTGCAGCTTCTGACCCCTACCCAAATCTGGGGGGCCACTTTCCCGGAGCAGCCTCTGGTAGTGCTTTCGGGGCCTAATCTTTCGGCGGAGATCCGCCAAGGCTTGCCGGCAGCGGCAGTGGTGGCCAGCCGGGATCCCTGGGCCGCTGTGCAGGTGCAGTATGCCCTTTCCTCGGAGCGGTTCCGCCTCTATACCAGCAGCGATCCGCTGGGAGTGGAGCTAGGCGGCACCCTGAAAAATGTTATCGCCATCGCTGTTGGCGTGTGTGATGGCTTGCAACTGGGGGCCAATGCCCGTGCGGCTCTGGTTACCCGCGGCCTGGCAGAGATGATCCGGGTGGGATCCAAGCTGGGGGCACGGGCAGAAACCTTCAACGGCCTGTCGGGGTTGGGGGATCTGCTGGCCACCTGCCACAGCCGCTTGAGCCGCAACTACCGAGTGGGCTACGGGCTAGGCCAGGGCCAACCCTTGTCGCAGATTTTGGCGGAGATCGAGGGCACCGCCGAAGGGGTTTACACCGCTCCCGTCGTGGTCGAGATCGCTGCCCAGCACGGCATTCAGGTGCCCATCACCCAGGAAGTGCATCTGTTGTTGCAAGGGCAGACCACCCCCACCGCCGCCCTCACCCGCCTGATGGAACGTCAACTGACTTCGGAATAG
- a CDS encoding response regulator, with protein MSKRILVIEDEPSIRTYLQKVLQRAGYDTVAATDGEEGLQMVRTLMPDLVLCDVVMPKLNGYGVLDALRWDQSTAHIPFVFLSSKISPEEIEQGLCFGSDAYLTKPVDQKRLLKAVAAQLS; from the coding sequence ATGTCCAAACGCATCCTGGTGATTGAAGACGAACCCTCCATCCGTACCTACCTGCAGAAGGTGTTGCAAAGAGCGGGGTACGACACGGTGGCGGCCACCGATGGAGAAGAGGGCTTGCAGATGGTGCGCACCCTGATGCCCGACTTGGTGTTGTGCGATGTGGTGATGCCCAAGCTGAACGGCTATGGGGTGCTGGATGCCCTGAGATGGGATCAGTCTACAGCTCACATCCCCTTCGTCTTTCTCTCCTCGAAAATCTCTCCCGAAGAGATTGAACAGGGGCTATGTTTTGGCTCCGATGCCTATCTGACGAAGCCCGTTGACCAGAAACGCCTGCTGAAAGCCGTTGCTGCCCAATTGTCTTGA
- a CDS encoding RNA-guided endonuclease InsQ/TnpB family protein codes for MQRLQAFKYELLPNSQQERQMRRFAGSCRFVYNKALALQKERHEQGQKKLGYAGLCQLLTAWRHSADTAWLADAPVHPLQQALQDLERAHSHFFAQRAGFPKFKKKGRSDSFRYPDPKQIQLDQANSRIFLPKLGWLRYRNSRDVVGKVKNVTVSKHAGKWFVSIQTEQEVNWPIPQGGAVGMDMGIARLATLSDGTFYAPLNSFKRHEARLRKAQQALSRKVKFSNNWKKAKARLQRIHSQMANARRDFLHKVSTAISKSQAIVCIEDLRVRNMSKLAAGTADAPGKNVRAKSALNKAILDQGWYEFRCMLEYKLAWKGGRLIVVPPQNPSRTCPCCGHVSSDNRQTQAWFECVACGYENNADRGSGPEAFRGSGPEAFRGSGPEAFLVGAINILARGIQLLRDEGQDTADAAVGMRVDQPPVSARMACGSNCTGGRKQEPAETTAQGAIHA; via the coding sequence GTGCAACGACTTCAAGCCTTCAAGTACGAATTGCTGCCCAACAGCCAGCAGGAACGGCAGATGCGCCGCTTTGCTGGCTCCTGCCGGTTCGTCTACAACAAAGCACTGGCGTTGCAGAAGGAGCGTCACGAGCAAGGCCAGAAAAAGCTAGGCTATGCGGGCTTGTGCCAGCTGCTCACCGCGTGGCGCCACAGCGCAGATACGGCGTGGCTGGCGGATGCGCCGGTGCATCCGCTGCAACAGGCGCTCCAGGATTTGGAGCGAGCCCACAGCCACTTCTTCGCCCAGCGCGCCGGCTTCCCGAAGTTCAAGAAAAAAGGCCGGTCGGACAGTTTCCGTTATCCCGACCCCAAGCAAATCCAGCTGGACCAGGCCAACAGCCGCATCTTTCTGCCCAAACTTGGCTGGCTGCGTTATCGCAACAGCCGCGACGTGGTGGGCAAGGTCAAGAACGTCACCGTATCCAAGCACGCTGGCAAGTGGTTCGTGTCGATCCAGACCGAGCAGGAGGTTAATTGGCCTATTCCGCAGGGGGGCGCAGTGGGCATGGACATGGGCATTGCCCGCTTGGCTACCCTCTCGGACGGCACGTTCTACGCGCCCCTCAACAGCTTCAAGCGGCACGAGGCGCGCTTGCGCAAGGCCCAGCAAGCGCTCTCCCGCAAAGTCAAGTTCAGCAACAACTGGAAGAAGGCAAAAGCCCGCCTCCAGCGTATTCATTCTCAGATGGCCAACGCCCGCCGCGACTTCCTGCACAAGGTCTCGACCGCGATTAGCAAAAGCCAGGCAATCGTGTGCATCGAGGACTTGCGGGTGCGGAATATGTCCAAGTTGGCGGCAGGGACGGCAGATGCTCCTGGGAAGAACGTCCGCGCCAAGTCAGCGTTAAACAAAGCCATTCTCGACCAGGGGTGGTATGAGTTCCGCTGCATGCTGGAGTACAAGCTGGCCTGGAAAGGCGGCAGGCTCATTGTCGTGCCGCCGCAGAACCCGAGCCGCACCTGTCCATGTTGCGGCCATGTTTCATCAGACAACCGCCAGACCCAAGCCTGGTTCGAGTGCGTGGCGTGCGGCTATGAGAATAACGCCGATCGCGGCAGCGGGCCGGAGGCCTTTCGCGGCAGCGGGCCGGAGGCCTTTCGCGGCAGCGGGCCGGAGGCCTTTCTGGTCGGTGCCATCAACATCCTTGCTCGCGGGATACAGCTGTTGCGAGACGAAGGGCAGGACACGGCCGACGCTGCGGTCGGGATGCGGGTGGATCAACCACCCGTGTCAGCCCGGATGGCCTGTGGATCGAACTGCACGGGCGGTCGGAAGCAGGAACCCGCCGAGACGACTGCGCAAGGAGCCATCCATGCGTAG
- the fba gene encoding class II fructose-bisphosphate aldolase (catalyzes the reversible aldol condensation of dihydroxyacetonephosphate and glyceraldehyde 3-phosphate in the Calvin cycle, glycolysis, and/or gluconeogenesis), which yields MALVAMRTLLDHAAEHGYGIPAFNVNNMEQIQAIMQAAHETNSPVILQASRGARKYAGENFLRHLILAAVETYPHIPVAMHQDHGNSPATCYSAIRNGFTSVMMDGSLKEDAKTPASYEYNVAVTSEVVKVAHAIGVSVEGELGCLGSLETGRGEAEDGHGAEEALSHDQLLTDPDQAVDFVERTQVDALAVAIGTSHGAYKFSRKPTGDILDMERIAEIHRRLPNTHLVMHGSSSVPKELIDIINEYGGSIPETYGVPLEEIQRGIQNGVRKVNIDTDNRLAITAAVRRALAENPKEFDPRHFLKPSIKEMQKVCAERYIAFGCAGHGTKVPVVTLDEMAAKYASGALAAQVKKTVAV from the coding sequence ATGGCTCTCGTTGCAATGCGGACGCTACTGGATCATGCCGCCGAACATGGCTACGGCATTCCTGCCTTCAACGTCAACAACATGGAGCAGATCCAAGCAATCATGCAGGCAGCCCATGAAACCAACAGCCCCGTTATCCTGCAAGCCTCTCGAGGGGCACGCAAGTATGCGGGCGAGAACTTTCTGCGGCACCTGATCCTGGCGGCAGTGGAGACCTACCCCCACATCCCCGTCGCCATGCACCAAGACCACGGCAATAGCCCGGCTACCTGCTATTCCGCCATCCGCAACGGCTTCACCAGCGTCATGATGGATGGATCCCTCAAGGAAGATGCCAAAACCCCGGCCAGCTACGAGTACAACGTGGCCGTTACCTCCGAGGTGGTGAAAGTGGCTCATGCAATCGGGGTGAGTGTGGAAGGGGAACTGGGCTGCCTGGGATCCCTGGAGACGGGCCGTGGGGAAGCGGAAGATGGCCACGGCGCGGAAGAGGCGCTCAGCCATGACCAACTCCTCACCGACCCCGACCAAGCGGTGGACTTTGTGGAGCGAACTCAGGTGGATGCGCTGGCCGTAGCCATTGGTACCAGCCATGGCGCCTACAAGTTCTCCCGGAAGCCCACTGGTGACATCCTCGACATGGAGCGCATTGCTGAGATCCACCGCCGCCTGCCCAACACGCACCTGGTGATGCACGGTTCCTCCTCGGTGCCCAAGGAGCTGATCGACATCATCAACGAATACGGCGGCTCCATTCCCGAGACTTACGGTGTGCCGCTGGAAGAAATTCAGCGGGGCATCCAAAATGGAGTGCGCAAAGTAAACATCGACACCGACAACCGCCTGGCCATCACAGCTGCCGTGCGCCGCGCTCTGGCCGAGAATCCGAAAGAGTTTGACCCCCGCCACTTCCTCAAGCCTTCCATCAAGGAAATGCAAAAAGTCTGTGCTGAGCGCTACATTGCCTTCGGCTGTGCTGGCCATGGCACCAAAGTTCCGGTGGTTACCTTGGATGAGATGGCAGCCAAGTATGCTTCTGGAGCTTTGGCGGCTCAGGTGAAGAAGACCGTTGCGGTCTAG
- the murI gene encoding glutamate racemase — protein sequence MQWEWKSEPDPSWPIGVFDSGLGGLTVWRALRRRLPQERLIYFGDTARLPYGERSPEEILAFVRQILTWMQAQPVKLVVMACNTSSALALDHVRQEFALPVLGLILPGAQAALAQGSRIGVLATVATVKSRAYSRAIQEYSALDPKRFPYPVYCWEQACPEFVPLIEAGWLDSPALRQAAERYLQPLLQQGIDTLVYGCTHYPLLDPILKPLLPSSVKRVDPGMALVGSLARELSLWGLRRPSTAAQEEPHRFCVSGDPERFAQLATPWLGFRPQVERVELPAFLRP from the coding sequence ATGCAGTGGGAGTGGAAATCAGAGCCAGATCCCAGTTGGCCAATTGGGGTGTTTGACAGCGGCTTGGGCGGGCTGACGGTTTGGCGAGCCTTACGCCGCCGGCTCCCCCAGGAACGGCTCATCTACTTCGGCGACACAGCGCGGTTGCCCTATGGGGAACGCTCGCCAGAGGAGATCCTGGCCTTTGTGCGGCAAATTCTGACATGGATGCAGGCACAGCCGGTGAAGCTGGTGGTGATGGCCTGCAATACCAGCTCGGCCTTGGCTCTGGACCACGTGCGGCAGGAGTTTGCCCTGCCCGTTCTGGGGTTGATCCTACCCGGCGCCCAGGCAGCACTGGCCCAAGGATCCCGCATTGGGGTGCTCGCCACGGTGGCCACGGTCAAGAGTCGCGCTTACTCAAGAGCCATTCAAGAGTACAGCGCTCTGGATCCCAAACGTTTTCCGTACCCCGTTTACTGTTGGGAGCAGGCCTGCCCTGAGTTCGTCCCTCTCATTGAAGCCGGATGGCTGGATAGCCCTGCTCTGCGACAGGCGGCTGAACGCTACCTGCAACCGCTGTTGCAACAGGGGATCGATACTCTTGTCTATGGCTGTACTCACTACCCCCTGCTGGATCCAATCCTGAAGCCTTTGCTGCCGTCCTCGGTCAAACGGGTAGATCCAGGGATGGCGCTGGTGGGATCCCTGGCCCGCGAATTGAGCTTATGGGGCTTGCGCCGCCCCTCGACCGCTGCCCAGGAGGAACCCCACCGTTTCTGTGTGAGCGGGGATCCAGAGCGATTTGCCCAGTTGGCCACTCCTTGGTTGGGCTTTCGGCCCCAGGTAGAGCGGGTGGAATTGCCGGCTTTCCTCCGTCCCTGA